From one Pseudanabaena sp. FACHB-2040 genomic stretch:
- a CDS encoding peptidoglycan recognition family protein → MVKRLWLIGLLSLVLVGFLEFSVRGADVAVPLESMMSSFGLPVMKQSSEQALRPDESGGPADFQVTFAAAIAQSAPNYVPREETALADPTNYGDRFATDVYGRPVYNDFIAVLHETVGSAQSAINTFRTPHPRDDDQVSYHALIAQDGTVIYIVPPEKRAFGAGNSVFNGPQGPETVLTNRQFPPSVNNFAYHVSLETPSDGRGNSRTHSGYTQAQYESLAWLLARTTIPENRITTHRIVDRSGNRMDPRSFDTTKFLTLLRRYPSRAGLAAAEFTERSLELAQQEGGLSPSRSRF, encoded by the coding sequence ATGGTTAAGCGATTGTGGCTAATTGGCCTCCTGAGCCTGGTTTTGGTTGGATTCCTTGAATTTTCGGTGCGGGGAGCGGATGTGGCAGTTCCCCTGGAATCTATGATGAGCTCGTTCGGGCTGCCAGTAATGAAGCAATCGTCAGAGCAGGCGCTGAGACCAGACGAATCGGGAGGGCCAGCGGATTTTCAGGTGACCTTTGCGGCTGCGATCGCACAGTCAGCCCCCAACTACGTCCCTCGGGAAGAAACGGCTCTAGCCGATCCGACTAACTACGGCGATCGCTTTGCCACCGACGTTTATGGTCGGCCTGTTTACAACGACTTTATTGCAGTGCTTCACGAAACGGTAGGCTCGGCTCAAAGCGCCATCAATACCTTTCGTACACCCCATCCGCGCGATGACGACCAGGTCAGCTACCATGCGCTGATTGCCCAAGATGGCACCGTGATCTACATTGTGCCGCCAGAAAAACGGGCCTTTGGCGCAGGCAACTCCGTATTTAACGGGCCGCAGGGACCAGAGACAGTACTGACTAATCGCCAATTTCCGCCCTCGGTCAATAACTTTGCCTATCACGTCTCGCTGGAAACACCCTCGGATGGTCGCGGCAATAGTCGCACCCACAGTGGCTACACCCAGGCACAGTATGAGTCTCTGGCCTGGCTGTTGGCGCGCACAACCATTCCTGAGAACCGCATTACCACCCACCGCATCGTAGATCGATCGGGCAATCGGATGGACCCGCGCAGCTTCGACACCACTAAATTTTTGACCCTCCTGCGGCGATATCCCAGTCGCGCTGGGTTAGCCGCGGCGGAGTTTACTGAAAGATCGCTTGAACTGGCGCAGCAGGAAGGGGGCTTGAGTCCCAGCCGTAGCCGGTTCTAA
- a CDS encoding Npun_R2821/Npun_R2822 family protein, translated as MKRGIYITANDKVIDTAIACLNSIRLHDPDTPICLIPYDDNYQIVAARLQQDYGVELYPDLDFIERLSQNLHDIFGTGFFARPNQFRKQACWFGPFERFLYIDTDVVVFSPIVNTLDALDQFDFLCYDYQHNGGIENVFTPKVLTEGIFTENELLDIFNGGFWASKRGLIQESDLYETFRECAAHPDYFDFSQKTSDQPIINYLILKRISRRFNLVRQAGGGPGNWAGTRHFQYDGMKLIDPSVGKPLDYLHWAGFRIAPGCPYWDIWAHYRYLRTPEERPLEPATAGTQAPFLLRQFKRSFSKLRRG; from the coding sequence ATGAAGCGCGGCATTTACATTACGGCCAACGATAAGGTGATCGATACTGCGATCGCATGCCTCAACAGCATTCGCCTGCACGACCCCGACACGCCCATCTGCCTAATTCCCTACGACGACAACTACCAGATCGTGGCGGCTCGGCTGCAGCAAGACTACGGAGTTGAGCTGTATCCCGACCTAGACTTTATCGAGCGCCTCTCGCAAAACCTGCACGATATTTTCGGCACCGGCTTCTTCGCCCGACCCAACCAGTTCCGCAAACAGGCCTGCTGGTTTGGCCCCTTCGAGCGCTTTCTCTATATTGATACCGATGTGGTCGTCTTCAGCCCCATCGTCAACACCCTCGATGCTCTCGACCAGTTTGACTTTCTCTGCTACGACTACCAGCACAACGGCGGCATTGAGAACGTATTTACCCCAAAAGTGTTGACAGAGGGGATCTTTACCGAGAACGAACTGCTAGACATCTTCAATGGCGGCTTTTGGGCCTCCAAGCGAGGGTTAATCCAGGAATCAGATCTCTACGAAACCTTCCGCGAATGTGCTGCCCACCCCGACTACTTCGACTTTTCTCAAAAAACGTCTGACCAGCCCATCATCAACTATCTGATCCTCAAGCGCATCTCGCGCCGCTTTAATCTGGTCAGACAGGCTGGCGGCGGCCCCGGAAACTGGGCCGGAACCCGTCATTTCCAATACGATGGCATGAAGCTCATCGATCCTAGCGTTGGCAAACCCCTAGACTACCTCCACTGGGCAGGCTTCCGCATTGCCCCGGGGTGCCCCTACTGGGATATCTGGGCCCACTACCGATACCTGAGGACTCCGGAGGAGCGCCCTTTAGAACCGGCTACGGCTGGGACTCAAGCCCCCTTCCTGCTGCGCCAGTTCAAGCGATCTTTCAGTAAACTCCGCCGCGGCTAA
- a CDS encoding Npun_R2821/Npun_R2822 family protein, translating into MKPSNFAMDGICTLANDSVYDQLVALINSIEANAGRDLPICIYPYDDRLDRVRQLVSERPQVQLYCDRTSLDRWDSFVEEIWATHPTAQQQWQAIGSHGIHRQGTHRRFCAFDGPFDRFLYMDADTVLLSSVEPISQALETCDWVTYDYQHKDLTHVFTVAAPQLSQIFSAEQLRRQAFCSGFYAAKRGTFSPDQLGPILGYLQQGEAAVLYPMAPDQTILNYLVMRTGLASCNLALSLSVDQATGNSITSTHFTVEAGQVYDRGHPLTYLHYIGVSSRLFRQLCAGENVDFPYREVFLHYRYLHDPTSRPRLMGRLKPYQSVPGWRRYLSALTRQLTLGKSSGTQR; encoded by the coding sequence TTGAAACCCAGCAACTTCGCTATGGACGGCATCTGCACCCTCGCCAACGACTCTGTCTACGACCAGCTTGTCGCCCTGATCAACAGCATTGAGGCCAATGCCGGGCGGGACTTGCCGATCTGCATTTACCCCTACGATGACCGTCTAGATCGAGTGCGGCAGCTTGTGTCTGAACGGCCCCAGGTGCAGCTGTATTGCGATCGCACTTCCCTAGATCGGTGGGATAGCTTTGTTGAAGAGATCTGGGCGACCCACCCCACGGCCCAACAGCAGTGGCAGGCGATCGGCAGCCACGGCATTCATCGCCAGGGCACCCACCGTCGCTTTTGTGCCTTTGATGGCCCCTTCGATCGCTTCCTATATATGGATGCTGACACTGTGCTGCTCAGCTCAGTTGAGCCCATTTCTCAGGCATTAGAAACCTGCGACTGGGTGACTTATGATTACCAGCACAAAGACCTCACGCACGTCTTTACCGTAGCGGCTCCTCAGCTCAGCCAAATTTTTTCAGCCGAGCAGCTGCGCAGGCAGGCATTTTGCTCTGGCTTCTATGCTGCCAAAAGAGGCACGTTTAGCCCTGATCAGCTAGGGCCAATCTTGGGCTACCTACAGCAGGGAGAAGCCGCCGTGCTGTATCCGATGGCTCCGGATCAAACGATTTTGAACTACTTGGTGATGCGTACTGGGCTAGCCTCCTGCAACTTGGCGCTGAGTCTGTCTGTTGATCAGGCAACTGGCAACTCTATCACATCAACTCACTTCACAGTTGAAGCAGGGCAAGTCTACGACCGGGGTCATCCCTTGACCTATCTCCATTACATTGGGGTTTCGTCTCGGCTGTTTCGCCAGCTTTGTGCCGGGGAAAATGTCGATTTTCCTTACCGGGAGGTCTTTTTGCACTACCGCTACCTCCACGACCCGACCAGTCGCCCCCGCCTAATGGGCAGACTAAAACCGTATCAATCTGTGCCAGGTTGGCGGCGATACTTAAGCGCCCTTACCCGACAGCTTACTCTAGGAAAATCTTCAGGAACCCAGCGATGA
- a CDS encoding glycosyltransferase family 10, whose amino-acid sequence MNRQTVGMVSSYVNLRPSPSDWMWNQSPHPFGAWQQIQMQSGAAQPDFLLLYQFDFPRPQPPQSWRSRLRQRLRPPTPPRDPAAEFRGVPKERLIYLLREPPLPEVIPTAQVNYAQAQQYCGYVSGPDDLAPVPNYMPAIWYLSTSFRELNELPPPQKLRQCSWITSGISRTASHRQRLDFLRQLQAHEVEFDLYGRDLPDWATTSGSVGNKWNVMAPYYYNLAIENYAENDWYASEKLWDALLAWCLPIYYGGGAADKLLPPGSFLRLPSLDEKGLQYIQAVTATPDAWYEARSAIAEARQIILHQLNLLNWLSDYVEQFS is encoded by the coding sequence ATGAATCGTCAGACTGTTGGCATGGTGAGCAGCTACGTCAATCTGCGGCCTAGCCCGAGCGATTGGATGTGGAACCAATCCCCCCATCCGTTTGGCGCGTGGCAGCAGATTCAGATGCAGTCTGGGGCAGCGCAGCCCGATTTTTTGCTGCTCTATCAGTTTGATTTTCCCAGACCCCAGCCCCCTCAATCCTGGCGCTCGCGCCTGCGGCAGCGGCTGCGCCCCCCTACTCCTCCCAGGGATCCGGCAGCTGAGTTTCGAGGGGTGCCCAAAGAACGGCTGATTTATTTACTGCGAGAGCCGCCGCTGCCAGAAGTCATTCCCACCGCTCAGGTCAACTATGCCCAGGCCCAGCAGTACTGTGGCTACGTCTCAGGCCCAGACGATTTAGCCCCAGTGCCTAACTACATGCCTGCGATCTGGTACCTCAGCACTTCCTTTCGAGAACTCAATGAGCTGCCTCCCCCTCAGAAGCTCCGGCAGTGCAGCTGGATTACCTCCGGCATTAGCCGCACTGCTAGCCATCGTCAGCGGCTAGACTTTTTGCGACAGCTACAGGCCCATGAAGTAGAGTTTGATCTCTATGGCCGCGATCTGCCTGACTGGGCCACAACTTCCGGCTCAGTCGGCAATAAGTGGAACGTCATGGCTCCCTACTACTACAATCTGGCCATTGAAAACTATGCGGAAAACGACTGGTATGCCAGCGAAAAGCTCTGGGATGCTCTGCTAGCCTGGTGCTTGCCGATTTATTATGGCGGCGGCGCGGCAGACAAGTTGCTGCCGCCGGGTAGTTTCCTTAGGCTGCCCAGCTTAGATGAAAAGGGCCTGCAGTATATCCAGGCCGTCACCGCTACGCCCGATGCCTGGTACGAGGCTCGATCTGCGATCGCAGAAGCCCGCCAGATCATCCTGCACCAGCTCAATCTGCTGAACTGGCTCTCAGACTACGTTGAGCAGTTTTCTTGA
- a CDS encoding glycosyltransferase — protein MKPRHYLFYSDRLSLQPDTAHEIHDVLCANAAANLGYSTVLTYLQPQSGQFNPLAWLHPFKPQKPDPEFLAFYNVQPRLQVAPLPLPWFAHQSTSKWTHPSTLVCKYYFPWHFLRTTQLVHTRNWNFAKAAVQKQVPVIFELHYFRKDPLEPEIVNSPYLQVAITQSELTRASLIKQGMPEEKAIAMHNGFETVFLKREPDQAADWRRELLQVGRQQLAVYSGALYRFKGIDLLIEAARELPQVQFVLTGGTPEQVAAYQDKAKQRQAKNVTFLGWVLPRERLVSLLQAADVLVHPHCSGKEAEFTNPVKFFQYLASGTPIAATAIPPLKPFQQPQLAMAWCEPDEPIQFARCLQQVLQQYPRQSAGYSQNRHYSQQFSWENRIANILQQVKPQYRPQPSQPPWSELELSLD, from the coding sequence GTGAAACCACGGCACTACCTTTTCTATAGCGATCGCCTGTCATTGCAGCCAGATACCGCCCACGAAATTCACGACGTTCTGTGTGCAAACGCGGCTGCAAATTTAGGCTACTCAACTGTACTGACCTACCTTCAGCCTCAGTCCGGCCAGTTCAATCCGCTGGCCTGGCTGCATCCCTTCAAACCTCAAAAACCGGATCCAGAGTTTCTGGCTTTTTACAACGTTCAGCCCCGCCTGCAGGTGGCTCCGCTGCCCCTGCCCTGGTTTGCCCACCAGTCGACCAGTAAATGGACCCATCCCAGCACCCTGGTCTGTAAGTATTATTTTCCCTGGCATTTTCTCCGCACCACGCAGCTGGTGCACACGCGCAACTGGAACTTTGCCAAAGCTGCTGTGCAAAAGCAAGTTCCGGTCATTTTCGAGCTGCACTATTTCCGAAAAGATCCGCTAGAACCTGAAATCGTCAACAGCCCTTACCTTCAAGTAGCCATTACGCAGTCTGAATTGACGCGGGCCAGTTTGATTAAGCAAGGGATGCCTGAGGAAAAAGCGATCGCAATGCACAACGGCTTTGAAACCGTATTTCTCAAGCGCGAACCTGACCAAGCTGCTGACTGGCGGCGAGAACTTTTACAGGTAGGGCGGCAGCAGCTAGCGGTTTACTCTGGAGCGCTCTACCGATTCAAAGGCATTGATCTCTTGATCGAGGCGGCGCGGGAGTTGCCTCAAGTGCAGTTTGTCCTGACGGGGGGCACCCCGGAGCAGGTTGCGGCCTACCAAGATAAGGCCAAGCAGCGGCAGGCAAAGAATGTCACCTTTCTAGGCTGGGTGCTGCCTCGAGAAAGGCTGGTTAGTCTTTTGCAGGCTGCCGATGTGCTGGTGCACCCGCACTGTTCTGGCAAAGAGGCAGAATTTACCAATCCCGTTAAGTTCTTTCAGTACCTGGCCTCTGGCACCCCCATTGCGGCTACTGCCATTCCCCCGTTAAAGCCTTTTCAGCAGCCTCAGCTGGCAATGGCCTGGTGTGAGCCGGATGAGCCCATACAGTTCGCCCGCTGCCTGCAGCAGGTGCTGCAGCAATATCCACGCCAGAGCGCAGGCTACAGCCAAAATCGCCATTACAGCCAGCAGTTTTCTTGGGAAAATCGCATTGCTAATATCTTGCAGCAGGTCAAGCCCCAGTATCGTCCTCAGCCCAGCCAGCCGCCGTGGTCAGAGCTTGAGCTATCGCTTGACTAA
- a CDS encoding ABC transporter ATP-binding protein, with translation MLVVLSALLGFSGAIFNGVSTALVVPVIFGFLGQEGEFRGMPPIIQRILSLFDGIPEGQRFAAMLGLILLAIALKNLTAYMGSLTSNRLSQALTNSIRKDGIQLLLEVDIDFYSSHRIGDLINTLGTEAARTSEAIRTVIQFFITAITILVFVGLLLAISWQLTLVSTGLLFLVALANQYFVRLARQQGDALSAKSRGYSVALLEILSGIRLVKATGNESKEYAHLSRLIEEREQVDLSAQMTFAAIGPINEMAGILTVLAIVVLGRFLFINELTTLSTVLLTYLLVLSRLLPFVSQLNTLRSRFAGSTPSAQIVHDFLNRLDKPFMSNGTQLYSGLNHEVVFDQVSFQYPGQAEWVLKDVTLRLPKGTTLALVGASGAGKSTLADLLPRFYDCTEGQITLDGVDLQAYDVSSLRRAMGIVSQDTFLFNASVYDNITYGCHEVTHEAVVGAVKQANAYEFIMNLPQGFETAIGDRGVMLSGGQRQRLAIARALLRDPDILILDEATSALDTVSERLVQQAIDNISRDRTTLVIAHRLSTIQKADQIAVLNQGRVVEVGTHADLLDQAGYYARLYALQFSQNLELAQSGQETTSLPS, from the coding sequence GTGCTAGTTGTGCTTTCAGCCCTACTGGGATTTTCGGGAGCTATTTTTAATGGCGTTAGTACGGCACTGGTAGTTCCCGTTATCTTTGGCTTTTTGGGGCAGGAGGGAGAATTTAGGGGAATGCCGCCCATTATTCAAAGAATTCTCTCGCTGTTTGACGGTATTCCTGAAGGGCAGCGCTTTGCGGCTATGCTGGGCCTTATTTTGCTTGCGATCGCACTCAAAAATTTGACGGCCTATATGGGCTCTTTAACCTCCAATCGGCTGTCGCAGGCGCTGACCAACTCGATTCGTAAGGATGGAATTCAGCTGCTGTTGGAGGTGGATATTGATTTTTATTCGAGCCATCGAATTGGCGATCTGATCAATACGCTAGGCACAGAAGCAGCCCGAACTTCTGAAGCAATTCGAACCGTTATTCAATTTTTTATCACGGCGATCACGATCCTAGTGTTTGTGGGTTTGCTGCTGGCGATTTCGTGGCAGCTGACCCTGGTTTCTACCGGATTGCTCTTTCTGGTCGCGTTAGCCAACCAGTATTTTGTCAGGCTGGCTCGCCAGCAGGGAGATGCCCTGTCAGCTAAATCTCGTGGATACTCGGTTGCTCTGTTAGAAATTCTCTCCGGCATTCGTCTGGTCAAAGCTACCGGCAACGAGTCAAAAGAATACGCTCACCTCAGCCGGTTGATTGAGGAGCGCGAACAAGTAGACTTATCGGCCCAAATGACGTTTGCAGCCATCGGCCCAATCAACGAAATGGCTGGTATTCTCACGGTTTTGGCTATCGTTGTTTTGGGTCGTTTTTTGTTTATCAATGAGCTAACGACGCTCTCGACGGTTTTGCTGACTTACCTGTTGGTGCTGTCTCGGCTGCTTCCCTTTGTCAGCCAGCTAAACACCTTGAGAAGTCGCTTTGCTGGCAGTACTCCTAGCGCTCAGATTGTGCACGATTTTCTCAATCGGCTTGATAAGCCTTTTATGAGCAATGGCACTCAGCTCTACAGCGGCCTAAACCATGAAGTTGTCTTTGATCAGGTCTCCTTCCAGTACCCAGGGCAGGCGGAATGGGTGCTAAAAGACGTCACCTTACGACTTCCCAAAGGAACGACGCTAGCTTTGGTAGGCGCTTCTGGGGCGGGCAAGTCAACTCTGGCAGATTTGCTGCCCCGCTTTTATGACTGCACTGAGGGCCAGATAACATTAGACGGCGTCGACCTGCAAGCCTATGATGTCAGCTCTCTGCGGCGGGCAATGGGCATCGTAAGTCAAGACACTTTTCTATTCAACGCTTCTGTTTACGACAACATTACCTATGGCTGCCATGAGGTGACCCATGAAGCGGTGGTGGGTGCGGTAAAACAGGCCAACGCTTATGAATTCATCATGAATCTGCCCCAGGGATTTGAAACGGCCATTGGCGATCGCGGCGTTATGCTCTCTGGCGGGCAGCGACAGCGCCTGGCCATTGCCCGAGCCCTGCTGAGAGATCCTGATATTCTAATCTTGGATGAGGCGACCAGCGCTCTAGATACGGTTTCTGAGCGGCTGGTGCAGCAGGCTATCGACAATATCAGTCGCGATCGCACTACCTTGGTCATTGCTCACCGCCTTTCGACCATTCAAAAGGCTGACCAAATTGCGGTGCTCAATCAAGGCCGAGTCGTCGAGGTCGGTACCCATGCCGATCTGCTAGACCAGGCAGGATATTACGCTCGGCTTTATGCCCTGCAGTTTAGCCAAAACTTGGAGCTGGCTCAGTCGGGTCAAGAAACAACATCTTTGCCCTCCTAA
- a CDS encoding glycosyltransferase family 2 protein — protein sequence MSPQVSIVVTCYNQAHCLDQAVTSVLNQSFADLECLIVDDGSTDGTREVAQAWVTADPRVQYFYQANGGVSSARNLGFQQARGEWIQFLDGDDWIHEDKIRFQLSHLDALDRPEDTVFYSDYERVFLDESHNITRRESKTVGPLSCDRIVHRLLIPDFLADTPFPTLQQCLLMHRSVFAKKHFDEALRALQDRDFAIDLLLSGVRFVYTPIQGAYYTKHKSNRTNAWSYMKDYYLLLYETVYRKHPEVLKSSQRGVEYLLEEAMREQDTEHFHRLLKISQCPVRLFQPSITFDHVLLLRLFFYLKPLIPNQLLYPSCRGPRSERALKTMARFLKLGGLSEVS from the coding sequence ATGTCTCCTCAAGTCTCCATCGTTGTTACTTGCTACAACCAGGCTCACTGTTTAGATCAGGCAGTTACCAGCGTCTTAAACCAGTCATTTGCAGATTTAGAATGCCTGATCGTAGATGATGGCTCGACAGATGGAACCCGAGAAGTCGCTCAAGCTTGGGTAACTGCCGATCCTAGAGTGCAGTATTTCTATCAGGCGAATGGGGGCGTTTCCTCGGCCCGCAATTTGGGGTTTCAACAGGCTCGGGGGGAGTGGATCCAGTTTCTAGATGGGGATGATTGGATTCACGAGGACAAGATTCGCTTTCAGCTCAGCCACCTTGATGCTCTTGATCGCCCAGAAGATACTGTTTTTTACTCGGATTACGAGCGGGTGTTTTTGGATGAGAGCCATAACATCACTCGGCGCGAAAGCAAGACGGTAGGCCCGCTGAGTTGCGATCGCATTGTCCACCGTCTGCTCATTCCTGACTTTCTAGCAGATACCCCTTTCCCAACGCTGCAGCAGTGTCTGCTGATGCATCGCTCTGTTTTTGCTAAGAAGCACTTTGATGAGGCGCTGCGCGCTCTTCAGGATCGAGATTTTGCTATTGATCTGCTGCTGTCGGGAGTGCGCTTTGTCTACACGCCTATTCAAGGAGCCTACTACACTAAGCACAAATCCAATCGCACCAACGCCTGGTCCTATATGAAGGACTACTATCTGCTGCTCTACGAAACGGTCTACCGTAAGCATCCAGAGGTTCTGAAATCCAGCCAGCGGGGAGTCGAGTACCTTCTTGAAGAGGCTATGCGAGAGCAAGATACAGAACACTTTCACCGTCTGCTGAAAATTTCTCAATGTCCGGTGCGGCTGTTTCAGCCCAGCATTACTTTCGATCATGTATTACTTTTAAGGCTGTTCTTCTATCTCAAACCTCTAATTCCTAATCAGCTGCTATATCCAAGCTGTAGAGGGCCTCGTTCAGAAAGGGCTCTTAAAACAATGGCTAGATTCTTGAAGCTAGGCGGCCTATCTGAAGTCAGCTGA
- a CDS encoding glycosyltransferase family 4 protein yields the protein MKFSLVVSDLSGGGAVRAFLLAQVLRQLQHEVEVIGFQFGPALYAIPPKEISVKVIPGSPYPEFFKAVFTLLKGLNSDIIYAVKPKPTSFGVALLKRLGSRCPVLLDMDDWEMSWHGGDDWQYRPTPRQLYRHLLKSNGELRQPDHPLYVRWIEGLVSRADALTVDTQFLQNRFGGVYLPNGKDTDLFDPQFFDPALSRERYGLSPYKVLMFPGAPRPHKGVEDILMALESLQNPHYRLVIIGGSPYDDYDARLQQQWGRWIIQLPRQPIAKMPEIVAAAHVVVIPQRDTLTAQAQFPLKLTDGMAMAKPILSTQVGDIPEILANTGYLAAPGSPQDLAQQIRYIFENFEEAERKGQMARERCLKLYSVHAMASTLERVIANLGQR from the coding sequence ATGAAATTTTCACTGGTAGTCAGCGATCTGTCTGGAGGCGGTGCCGTTCGGGCGTTTTTGCTGGCCCAGGTGCTCAGGCAGCTACAGCACGAGGTTGAGGTGATTGGCTTCCAGTTTGGCCCGGCCCTCTATGCCATTCCCCCTAAGGAAATTTCAGTCAAGGTCATTCCCGGATCACCCTACCCTGAGTTCTTCAAGGCTGTCTTCACCCTGCTCAAAGGCCTCAACAGCGACATTATCTATGCCGTCAAACCTAAACCCACCAGCTTTGGCGTAGCCCTGCTCAAGCGGTTGGGTAGCCGTTGCCCCGTTCTGCTAGACATGGATGATTGGGAAATGAGCTGGCATGGGGGCGATGATTGGCAGTACCGGCCTACTCCCCGGCAGCTGTATCGGCACCTGCTCAAGTCCAATGGAGAGCTGCGCCAGCCCGATCATCCGCTGTATGTACGGTGGATAGAGGGCTTAGTGTCCCGCGCCGATGCTCTGACCGTAGATACTCAGTTTTTGCAAAATCGCTTTGGCGGCGTTTATTTGCCCAACGGAAAAGATACCGACCTGTTTGATCCTCAGTTCTTTGATCCAGCGCTGAGCCGAGAGCGCTATGGGCTCAGCCCCTACAAAGTCTTGATGTTTCCCGGTGCGCCCAGACCTCACAAAGGCGTCGAAGACATCTTAATGGCGCTAGAGTCACTGCAAAATCCTCATTACCGGCTGGTGATCATTGGCGGCAGCCCCTACGACGACTACGATGCTCGCCTGCAGCAGCAGTGGGGCCGCTGGATTATTCAGCTGCCCCGACAGCCCATTGCCAAAATGCCCGAAATTGTAGCCGCCGCCCATGTCGTCGTTATACCGCAGCGAGACACATTGACTGCTCAGGCCCAATTTCCGCTGAAGCTGACCGATGGCATGGCTATGGCTAAACCCATCTTGTCTACTCAGGTGGGCGATATTCCTGAAATTTTGGCCAATACCGGCTATCTAGCTGCCCCTGGCTCACCCCAAGATCTGGCGCAGCAAATTCGCTATATTTTCGAGAATTTTGAAGAGGCTGAGCGCAAGGGGCAAATGGCGCGAGAGCGATGCCTCAAGCTGTATAGTGTTCACGCTATGGCGTCTACCTTAGAAAGGGTGATTGCCAATCTAGGGCAGCGTTAA
- the ylqF gene encoding ribosome biogenesis GTPase YlqF, translated as MSTPEIQWYPGHIAKAERALANQLSRVDVILEVRDARIPLATRYPGMDQWIGEKASVLILNRVDMITTEAKTAWDAWFRAQGEVPYFTNAQHGQGINAVTKAAQTAGAAMNQRRQNRGMLPRPVRAVVIGFPNVGKSALINRLLKRKAVASARRAGVTRQLRWVRISGDLDLLDAPGVIPSHLNDQQAALKLAICDDIGEAAYDTQRVAAAFIDLLQSLQEQQGLTLYSQALCDRYSLAPEDLTGESFLALLAEKSFQEDAERAARRILDDFRTGALGPLPLEWPPSSVPSE; from the coding sequence ATGAGCACTCCTGAAATTCAGTGGTATCCAGGCCACATTGCCAAAGCTGAAAGGGCGCTGGCCAACCAACTCAGCCGGGTCGATGTCATTCTGGAAGTGCGCGATGCCCGCATTCCCCTGGCTACTCGTTATCCCGGTATGGATCAGTGGATTGGGGAAAAAGCCAGTGTGCTAATCCTCAACCGGGTTGACATGATTACGACAGAGGCTAAAACTGCTTGGGATGCCTGGTTTAGGGCTCAAGGAGAAGTGCCCTACTTCACCAATGCCCAGCACGGTCAGGGCATCAATGCCGTTACCAAAGCGGCTCAGACTGCCGGAGCGGCGATGAATCAGCGCCGCCAGAATCGAGGTATGCTGCCTCGGCCCGTTAGGGCTGTGGTAATTGGCTTTCCGAATGTGGGTAAATCAGCCCTGATCAACCGACTGCTAAAGCGCAAGGCAGTTGCTAGCGCCCGTCGCGCCGGAGTTACCCGGCAGCTTCGGTGGGTTCGGATTTCGGGCGATCTCGATCTGCTCGATGCACCAGGCGTTATTCCCTCGCATCTAAACGATCAGCAGGCTGCGCTTAAACTGGCCATCTGTGATGATATTGGCGAAGCTGCCTACGATACTCAGCGGGTTGCAGCTGCCTTTATTGACCTGCTGCAGTCACTGCAGGAACAGCAAGGGCTGACTCTCTATAGTCAAGCGTTGTGCGATCGCTACAGTCTTGCCCCGGAAGATCTAACGGGTGAATCCTTTCTTGCCCTGCTGGCCGAAAAAAGCTTTCAGGAGGATGCGGAAAGGGCGGCCCGCCGCATTCTAGACGATTTTCGCACCGGTGCTCTAGGGCCTTTGCCTCTAGAATGGCCTCCCAGTTCAGTGCCTTCAGAGTGA
- a CDS encoding universal stress protein has protein sequence MFKTVLFPIDMSLESQQAATQVAQLVKENQSRLILLSVVEPVAEGAPVPSGQASPEAVAQLLNQAKDNFAAQGIATETFEREGQPAFVICDVADEMGVDLIVMGCRGVGLIEEVQDESVTTRVINLSPCPVLIVP, from the coding sequence ATGTTTAAGACAGTCTTGTTCCCTATCGATATGAGCCTCGAATCCCAGCAGGCAGCCACTCAAGTTGCCCAACTGGTCAAAGAAAATCAGAGCCGTCTGATCCTGCTCTCTGTAGTAGAACCTGTGGCAGAAGGTGCTCCTGTCCCCTCGGGTCAAGCTTCTCCAGAAGCGGTGGCCCAGCTATTAAACCAGGCCAAAGATAATTTTGCGGCCCAAGGCATTGCTACCGAAACCTTTGAACGGGAAGGTCAGCCTGCTTTCGTGATTTGCGATGTGGCTGATGAAATGGGGGTCGATTTGATTGTCATGGGCTGTCGTGGCGTCGGTCTGATTGAAGAGGTTCAGGATGAAAGTGTGACCACTCGGGTGATCAACCTCTCCCCCTGCCCTGTGCTGATCGTGCCTTAG